Part of the Sphingobacterium sp. LZ7M1 genome, TCCCTTAAAATAATCAAAAGCGAATCTATCTTGAATCATCCGGGGCTATGTAAATACCTACAGTGTAATCGAAAAATTGATCTAGAAGTAGCATCAAGGTATTTAAAGGCTTACCAATATAAGATTCATGATAAGATATATTGGAATCTTGGTGCAAAAAATCAGCTTAATGGGCATAACTTATTTGCAAGCGGATTCAAATGTGCAACTAAGCAGGGAGTAACAGTTTTTGATAACCCAAATACAAACGCTATTGTTTGTTTTGAAGGAATTATAGATTTTTTAAGTTTTCTAATATTGTTTCCTGATCAGGAATATAAGCTGGGCTATTGTATTTTAAATTCAGTTAATAATATCAAAATGACGGGCGAGCTTCTGATTTCTAAACAGCATATTATAGGCTGTCTTGATAATGATAAAGCAGGAGATACGGCTACCAATAAACTGCGGCAAATTTCAAAAAGTATAGGAG contains:
- a CDS encoding toprim domain-containing protein, with translation MLPQEINKQPITSFLATNGIYPERKYHGYWMYKSLINPEQNTGSLKVSSNNLWVDYSADNLGGTLIDLILLLFPSLTVKDIIDKFSNGNFSFHHPTNSLQVKLHNSSSLKIIKSESILNHPGLCKYLQCNRKIDLEVASRYLKAYQYKIHDKIYWNLGAKNQLNGHNLFASGFKCATKQGVTVFDNPNTNAIVCFEGIIDFLSFLILFPDQEYKLGYCILNSVNNIKMTGELLISKQHIIGCLDNDKAGDTATNKLRQISKSIGAKFSDMRYRFKDYKDLNDFLSSEKKTIF